A region from the Corynebacterium halotolerans YIM 70093 = DSM 44683 genome encodes:
- a CDS encoding MFS transporter — protein sequence MSATVLSPHPREVITRKALIVWVAAVLVYIVAITGRTSFGVASVDAIDRFGVDASRIAVFTAVQVGVYALAQIPMGMLIDRFGPRKLLVYGAVIMAAGQILLGFTSSYWVAIGARVLIGAGDATAFLSVMRILPYWFPLKKTPLFTQMTSALGQLGQFLSAVPFLAVLQGPGWTPAFVSLGAVGVLIAIAAGVAVADTPESWAADQAGRDGGESDDAHGQASRTENERIPVGVLLATILREPLCWQGFFNHYSGMLFQIVFTLLWGVPMMTLGMGLSAATVGMVLTLNVIASVCAGPLLGPISARLGTNRILATFVMSGAIGLAWIIFFLPEEPRGIAAIIVVNVIMALFTPSSNFGFDDIREGLDRRIVATATGMANMGGFFGGMITAQAVGFLLDFSSAGRAYTWDDFRFAWISVIIAWAIGLLFLFIFRTLVERRRRAARDVEGPTSGTVRVVDESES from the coding sequence GTGAGCGCCACCGTACTTTCCCCCCATCCCCGTGAGGTCATCACCCGCAAGGCCCTGATCGTCTGGGTGGCCGCCGTCCTCGTGTACATCGTGGCGATCACCGGACGCACCTCCTTCGGCGTGGCCTCCGTCGACGCCATCGACCGCTTCGGTGTCGACGCCTCGCGCATCGCCGTGTTCACCGCCGTGCAGGTGGGCGTGTACGCCCTCGCCCAGATCCCGATGGGCATGCTCATCGACCGGTTCGGCCCCCGCAAGCTGCTGGTCTACGGCGCGGTCATCATGGCCGCCGGCCAGATTCTGCTGGGTTTCACCAGTTCCTACTGGGTGGCCATCGGCGCCCGTGTGCTCATCGGCGCCGGTGACGCCACCGCGTTCCTGTCGGTGATGCGCATCCTGCCCTACTGGTTCCCGCTGAAGAAGACGCCGCTGTTCACCCAGATGACCTCGGCCCTGGGCCAGCTGGGTCAGTTCCTCTCCGCGGTGCCCTTCCTGGCCGTCCTGCAGGGCCCCGGCTGGACGCCCGCGTTCGTGAGCCTGGGTGCCGTCGGGGTGCTCATCGCCATCGCCGCCGGGGTGGCCGTGGCCGACACCCCCGAGTCCTGGGCGGCGGACCAGGCCGGCAGGGACGGCGGAGAATCCGACGACGCCCACGGGCAGGCGTCCCGGACGGAGAACGAACGCATCCCGGTGGGCGTGCTGCTGGCCACCATCCTGCGGGAACCGCTGTGCTGGCAGGGCTTCTTCAACCACTACTCGGGCATGCTCTTCCAGATCGTGTTCACCCTGTTGTGGGGCGTGCCGATGATGACGCTCGGGATGGGCCTGTCCGCCGCGACCGTCGGCATGGTGCTCACGCTGAACGTGATCGCCTCCGTGTGCGCGGGTCCGCTCCTGGGCCCGATCTCCGCACGGCTGGGCACCAACCGCATCCTCGCCACGTTCGTGATGTCCGGGGCCATCGGTCTGGCCTGGATCATCTTCTTCCTCCCGGAGGAGCCCCGCGGGATCGCCGCGATCATCGTGGTCAACGTCATCATGGCGCTGTTCACCCCGAGCTCGAACTTCGGTTTCGACGACATCCGGGAGGGCCTGGACCGCCGCATCGTCGCCACGGCCACGGGCATGGCGAACATGGGCGGGTTCTTCGGCGGCATGATCACCGCGCAGGCCGTCGGCTTCCTGCTGGACTTCAGCTCCGCCGGCCGGGCCTACACGTGGGATGATTTCCGATTCGCCTGGATCTCCGTGATCATCGCCTGGGCCATCGGCCTGCTCTTCCTGTTCATCTTCCGCACGCTGGTCGAGCGCCGCCGACGCGCCGCCCGCGACGTGGAGGGCCCGACCAGCGGCACCGTCCGCGTCGTCGACGAGTCCGAGAGCTAG
- a CDS encoding bifunctional [glutamine synthetase] adenylyltransferase/[glutamine synthetase]-adenylyl-L-tyrosine phosphorylase, which produces MPPSPRSTVPSPAVLGLTGPHAADDLAELGWNNEDSLDLLWTLAGTGSPNLALNTLTRLMRALGDRGGELDRALRADASLRIRLLALLGGSTALGDLLVANPSLWRELTGPLPTGAEMMRALLGVVDARPATVTVSDDTVADRGPDTAREDLSTPGTYRAGIHGPAAEKALKLTYRTLLMRIAAHDLAGTFAGTRNPDEPHIPFTTVTGLLTDLADAALTAALAVAVAGVYGEADVDTRLAVMAMGKCGAGELNYISDVDVIHVAEPPTQKATRLAGECMRIGTRAFFEVDANLRPEGKSGAVVRTLDSHVAYYERWAATWEFQALLKARAQTGYLPLGQAYLEKISPMVWTASQRDSFVDDVQAMRRRVLENVPEALRTRELKLGVGGLRDVEFAVQLLQLVHGRSDESLRVLSTVDALQALVAGGYIGRDDGHQLIDAYEFLRLLEHRLQLHRLRRTHTMPPDEDDEHLACLAATSGFHAAGKKSGAQVMQDRLRRIRLLISELHSRLFYRPLLHSVVAMSVDELKLSPAAAKLQLAALGYRHPGRAFEHLTALAAGATRKAKIQAMLMPTLMDWLSTTADPDAGLLNYRKLSDAAHDRAWFLRMLRDEGIVGQRLMRILGTSPFTADLIIAAPDFVRQLGDTATGPRLKEVAPDQLNKALVAASKRHSDPDRAVAVARSLRRVELARIASADLLDLMGTAQVCTELSYVWDAVLQASLLAEVRWSLWRHGLEEPPARIAIIGMGRLGGAELGFGSDADVLFVCEPAPGVDDGEAVKWATAICDGMRARLARPSDDPPLEVDLGLRPEGRSGATVRTLGSYERYYRQWGEVWEIQALLRATHVAGDPELGERFLRMIDEFRYPDQGASAADIREIRRIKARIDNERLPRGADRNTHTKLGRGALTDIEWTVQLLTMMHAHEYPGLHNTSTLETLEVLEAEGILDAWKVAVLRDAWLMATDARNALVLVRGKRMDQLPQPGPALAQVAGAAGWDPEDYQGFLETYLKLTRRARKVVDEVFWGEGTREP; this is translated from the coding sequence ATGCCCCCCAGCCCCCGTTCCACCGTGCCCTCCCCGGCGGTCCTCGGACTCACCGGACCGCACGCCGCCGACGACCTCGCCGAGCTCGGCTGGAACAACGAGGACTCCCTCGACCTGCTGTGGACCCTGGCCGGCACCGGCAGTCCCAACCTCGCGCTGAACACGCTCACGCGCCTGATGCGCGCCCTCGGCGACCGGGGCGGGGAGCTCGACCGCGCCCTGCGCGCCGACGCCTCCCTACGCATCCGGCTGCTGGCCCTGCTCGGCGGTTCCACCGCCCTCGGCGACCTGCTGGTGGCCAACCCCTCCCTGTGGCGCGAGCTGACCGGCCCGCTGCCCACCGGGGCGGAGATGATGCGCGCCCTGCTCGGTGTAGTCGACGCCCGCCCCGCCACCGTCACCGTCAGCGACGACACGGTCGCCGACCGCGGCCCCGACACCGCCCGTGAGGACCTGTCCACGCCGGGCACCTACCGCGCCGGGATCCACGGTCCGGCGGCGGAGAAGGCGCTCAAGCTGACCTACCGCACCCTGCTCATGCGGATCGCCGCCCATGACCTGGCCGGCACCTTCGCGGGCACGCGCAACCCCGATGAGCCGCACATCCCCTTCACCACGGTCACCGGCCTGCTCACGGATCTGGCCGACGCCGCGCTGACCGCCGCGCTCGCCGTCGCCGTCGCGGGGGTCTACGGCGAGGCGGACGTCGACACGCGGCTGGCGGTGATGGCGATGGGCAAGTGCGGGGCGGGCGAGCTCAACTACATCTCCGACGTCGACGTCATCCACGTCGCCGAGCCACCGACGCAGAAGGCCACGCGCCTGGCGGGGGAGTGCATGCGCATCGGCACCCGCGCCTTCTTCGAGGTCGACGCCAACCTGCGCCCGGAGGGCAAGTCCGGCGCGGTGGTGCGCACCCTCGACAGCCACGTGGCCTACTACGAGCGCTGGGCCGCGACCTGGGAGTTCCAGGCCCTGCTCAAGGCGCGTGCGCAGACCGGCTACCTGCCGCTGGGGCAGGCCTACCTGGAGAAGATCTCGCCGATGGTGTGGACGGCGTCGCAACGCGACTCCTTCGTCGACGACGTGCAGGCGATGCGCCGCCGCGTGCTGGAAAACGTGCCCGAGGCCCTGCGCACCCGCGAGCTGAAACTCGGCGTCGGCGGCCTGCGCGACGTCGAGTTCGCCGTCCAGCTGCTCCAGCTCGTCCACGGCCGCTCCGACGAGAGCCTGCGGGTGCTGTCCACCGTCGATGCCCTGCAGGCGCTCGTGGCCGGCGGCTACATCGGCCGCGACGACGGCCACCAGCTCATCGACGCCTACGAGTTCCTCCGCCTGCTGGAGCACCGCCTCCAGCTCCACCGGCTGCGGCGCACCCACACCATGCCGCCCGACGAGGACGACGAACACCTCGCCTGCCTGGCGGCCACCAGCGGTTTCCACGCCGCCGGCAAGAAGTCCGGCGCGCAGGTGATGCAGGACCGGCTGCGCAGGATCCGCCTGCTGATCTCCGAGCTGCACTCCCGGCTGTTCTACCGGCCGCTGCTGCACTCCGTGGTGGCCATGTCCGTCGACGAGCTCAAGCTCTCGCCGGCGGCCGCGAAGCTGCAGCTGGCCGCGCTCGGCTACCGCCACCCCGGGCGCGCCTTCGAGCACCTCACGGCCCTGGCGGCGGGCGCGACGCGCAAGGCGAAGATCCAGGCGATGCTCATGCCCACCCTCATGGACTGGCTGTCGACGACCGCGGATCCCGACGCCGGGCTGCTCAACTACCGCAAGCTCTCCGACGCAGCCCACGACCGCGCCTGGTTCCTGCGGATGCTGCGCGACGAGGGCATCGTCGGCCAGCGCCTGATGAGGATCCTGGGCACCTCGCCGTTCACCGCCGACCTGATCATCGCCGCCCCCGACTTCGTCCGCCAGCTCGGCGACACCGCCACCGGCCCGCGCCTGAAGGAGGTCGCCCCCGACCAGCTCAACAAGGCGCTGGTGGCGGCCTCCAAGCGACACTCGGATCCGGACAGGGCCGTGGCCGTGGCCCGCTCGCTGCGCCGGGTGGAACTGGCCCGCATCGCCTCGGCGGACCTGCTCGACCTCATGGGCACCGCCCAGGTGTGCACCGAGCTGTCCTACGTGTGGGACGCGGTGCTCCAGGCCAGCCTGCTCGCCGAGGTGCGCTGGAGCCTGTGGCGCCACGGCCTGGAGGAGCCCCCGGCGCGGATCGCCATCATCGGCATGGGGCGGCTCGGCGGCGCCGAACTCGGCTTCGGCTCCGACGCGGACGTGCTGTTCGTCTGCGAACCCGCCCCCGGCGTCGACGACGGTGAGGCGGTGAAGTGGGCGACGGCCATCTGTGACGGCATGCGTGCCCGCCTGGCCCGACCCTCGGACGACCCGCCGCTCGAAGTCGATCTGGGCCTGCGCCCCGAGGGGCGTTCCGGGGCCACCGTGCGCACCCTCGGATCCTATGAGCGCTACTACCGGCAGTGGGGCGAGGTCTGGGAGATCCAGGCCCTGCTGCGCGCCACCCACGTCGCCGGCGACCCGGAGCTCGGCGAGCGCTTCCTGCGGATGATCGACGAGTTCCGTTACCCGGACCAGGGGGCCTCGGCCGCCGACATCCGCGAGATCCGCCGCATCAAGGCCCGCATCGACAACGAGCGCCTGCCGCGGGGGGCCGACCGCAACACCCACACCAAGCTCGGCCGCGGTGCGTTGACCGACATCGAGTGGACCGTGCAGCTGCTGACGATGATGCACGCCCACGAGTACCCGGGCCTGCACAACACCTCGACCCTCGAGACCCTCGAGGTGCTCGAGGCCGAGGGAATCCTCGACGCGTGGAAGGTCGCCGTCCTGCGCGACGCCTGGCTGATGGCCACCGACGCCCGCAACGCCCTGGTGCTGGTGCGCGGCAAGCGCATGGACCAGCTGCCCCAGCCCGGTCCGGCGCTCGCGCAGGTCGCCGGCGCGGCCGGGTGGGACCCCGAGGACTACCAGGGTTTCCTGGAGACCTACCTCAAGCTCACCCGCCGGGCCCGCAAGGTCGTCGACGAGGTCTTCTGGGGGGAGGGCACCCGCGAGCCCTGA